A single region of the Cryptococcus decagattii chromosome 4, complete sequence genome encodes:
- a CDS encoding alpha,alpha-trehalose-phosphate synthase (UDP-forming), with the protein MPNNDVPNSPTSTSFSGTFSPAATAANTAANARSRDAPSPTTSSGPKLETNKDQRLIVVSNRLPVTISKDDNGEYHFKMSSGGLVSALSGCKKTMSFTWIGWPGKDIPMQDRETVNRRLLEEYNCYPVYLSDELADSHYNGFSNSILWPLFHYHPGEMNFDAAHWLAYREANMRFADVVSSLVQAGDMVWVQDYHLMLLPMLLRSMITGESAQGEMVRQELGRVKEGVDDTVVKEVLKMDPGVAQAEDEGVEMLGDVEEEGGEMDVKSSPSKRPPYARGMSTFQKQELVAKEKGKEGIRIGFFLHTPFPSSEIYRILPVRREILLGVLQCDLIGFHTYDYARHFLSSCTRILGLETQPNGIEFDGRYCQVGTYPIGIDPNQFVEGLQKESIVKRLRSLEARFEGVKVIIGVDRLDYIKGIPQKLQALETFLTQHPEWIGKVVLVQLAIPSRQDVEEYQDLRACVNELVGRINGRFGTVESVPIHYMHKSVPFEELTAMYALADACLVTSTRDGMNLVAYEYISSQTERHGSMILSEFAGAAQSLNGSLLINPWDVQSTADAIYQALTLSPQQRKSNWQKLFNYVSKYTAEAWGVSFVNELNRLSGQRPSGPAGLAGRRKSGSLSRRSSKASIQRRKSSQSGGIVTGLGAAAGAAVNWAQSQVQGGSQA; encoded by the exons ATGCCTAATAACGACGTTCCCAATTCCCCCACTTCCACCTCGTTTTCAGGCACTTTCTCCCCAGCCGCCACGGCTGCCAACACCGCTGCCAATGCTCGTTCCCGTGATGCTCCTTCTCCTACTACGTCTTCCGGGCCTAAACTCGAAACCAACAAAGACCAGAGGCTGATCGTTGTTTCCAACCGATTGCCGGTGACGATTAGTAAAGATGATAATGGAGAATATCACTTCAAG ATGTCTTCTGGTGGACTGGTTTCAGCTTTGAGTGGGTGCAAGAAGACTATGAGCTTCACCTGGATCGGATGGCCCGGCAAAGAT ATCCCCATGCAAGACCGTGAAACCGTCAACCGCCGATTGCTCGAAGAATACAACTGTTACCCCGTTTACCTCTCTGACGAGCTTGCTGATAGTCACTACAACG GTTTCTCCAACTCGATCCTCTGGCCGTTGTTTCACTATCACCCCGGAGAGATGAACTTTGATGCTGCTCATTGGCTCGCTTACCGGGAAGCCAACATGCGTTTCGCCGATGTGGTCTCCTCCTTGGTTCAAGCTGGCGACATGGTCTGGGTGCAAGACTACCACCTCATGCTTCTCCCTATGTTGCTCCGTTCCATGATCACCGGCGAGTCTGCGCAGGGTGAGATGGTTCGACAGGAACTTGGGAGGGTGAAGGAGGGTGTGGATGATACGGTTGTGAAAGAAGTGCTTAAGATGGATCCTGGAGTCGCACaggcggaggatgaaggTGTGGAGATGTTGGGTGATGTagaggaggaaggtggGGAGATGGATGTAAAGTCTAGTCCATCCAAGAGGCCTCCTTATGCGAGGGGAATGAGTACTTTCCAGAAGCAAGAGTTGGtggccaaggagaagggtaaGGAAGGGATTAGGATTGGTTTCTTTTTGCATACTCCTTTCCCGTCAAGTGAGATTTATAGAATCTTGCCTGTTCGAAGGGAAATCTTGTTGGGTGTGCTTCAGTGTGACCTTATTGG GTTCCACACGTATGACTATGCTCGACACTTCCTCTCATCCTGTACCCGTATCCTCGGTCTCGAGACTCAGCCGAACGGTATTGAATTTGACGGCCGATACTGCCAAGTCGGCACCTATCCCATCGGTATCGACCCTAACCAATTTGTCGAAGGTCTTCAAAAAGAATCTATTGTCAAGCGTCTTCGTTCGCTGGAAGCTAGATTTGAGGGTGTCAAGGTCATCATCGGTGTTGACCGTTTGGACTACATCAAAGGTATTCCTCAAAAACTCCAAGCACTCGAGACTTTCCTTACCCAACACCCCGAGTGGATCGGCAAAGTTGTGTTGGTCCAGCTGGCCATTCCATCCCGACAGGATGTGGAGGAGTACCAAGATTTGCGAGCTTGCGTGAATGAACTTGTCGGTAGGATCAATGGTCGATTCGGGACGGTGGAAAGCGTGCCGATTCATTATATGCACAAGAGCGTGCCATTTGAAGAGTTGACAGCAATGTATGCTTTGGCAGATGCTTGTTTGGTGACTTCAACCAGGGACGGTATGAATTTG GTTGCGTACGAGTACATTTCGTCGCAGACTGAGAGACATGGATCTATGATCCTCTCCGAGTTTGCTGGTGCAGCCCAAAGTTTAAACGGTAGTCTTCTTATCAACCCTT GGGACGTTCAATCTACAGCCGATGCGATCTATCAAGCTCTCACGTTATCTCCTcagcagaggaagagtaaCTGGCAAAAACTGTTCAACTATGTCAGCAAGTACACCGCCGAGGCTTGGGGTGTCTCATTCGTCAATGAAC TTAACCGTCTTTCTGGCCAACGCCCGTCTGGCCCCGCTGGTCTTGCTGGACGAAGAAAGTCTGGAAGTTTgagcaggaggagcagTAAGGCCAGCATACAGAGGAGAAAGTCGTCACAGAGTGGTGGGATTGTGACTGGTCTGGGTGCTGCAGCAGGAGCGGCTGTTAATTGGGCTCAGTCTCAGGTCCAGGGCGGGTCTCAAGCTTAA